In Toxoplasma gondii ME49 chromosome V, whole genome shotgun sequence, the DNA window GCGTCCTCCTGGCATCGTCACTGATTTACTGACGGCGTGGCCTCGCGAGATCCTCATGTTTTCTTAGCTCCGTGTGTTTCACCAAGGTGGTAGCCTTTGTTCGGGTAGTAGTTTCCTTTGATTTGCCTCCCATGACAAGTGGGTACAGCAGGTATGGACATACACGCTTCTTGGAGGCGGAGGCTGAAATCCAGCGAGTGTCTGTCACGCGTCTGCCGTATCGTTGAGCGGCGTGTGTGACTGAGTGGAATGCTGACATAAAGCGTCGTCCTTCTGTCGCGAGTCGCATTGGAAGGCACTGGCATTCTCTGCCATGACTATTTAGTGGTGTTGATTCGTAACGTGCGACGAAAGGCTGTAGGCGTCCACTGGAGGACCAGAGGGGATTGTGGGGACAAGTGTGGTGGAGTACAGGTGGAGAGCGCGAGGGCGTCACACGGGTACTTAAGACTCGCGACGGGAGGATCGGTTGGTGGTCTCGTTGAGTGTGGTCTCCACCGTGGCGCAACGACAGTGGCGGTCACCAGCTCAGTTGCGGCAGATTATTGTTTGTGCGGTGTGGATGCCAGTTACATGCACACTGCGAATGGATCACACAGCCGACCGAAGGCGGCGAGTGCACCTGCACAGCAGCGAAGGTGGTGATGGCTTCTGACAACGCACAACACAACGTGTTGAGTGAAGGCGTGGGGGCTTCCGTCTCAGGTGTTTCAGTATCCACATGATTCATGAGTCATGAGGAGCTCGTCAGCGCACCTACCTGATCCGCACGTCCTGCAGCACCGTTGCTAGTGGTCACTGTTTGGGTTAACAGCGCTGGCATGTGGTttttgtacagagacaaacagTAAAAACTACATCGTCCACTAGACCGCGAAATGTGTACTGCAGTTTCCTGCGGAAGTGAATTGTGTCTGCGTCGTGACGGAGAGGTGGCGCCGGCGTGTTGGTCGCAGTTGATGGATGGGGAATGATCCAGGCAATGTTCAGTTCCAGTTTGTAAATGCGTCAGAATCTTTCTAACAATTGAACGGAATGAGCACTACCACGGCGCGCGCGCGTCCGCCTGGTGGCAAGTGTCCGACCTTCGTACTCTGCTCGTGGTCCGTGGGTGTATGCTCACAGTTTGAGGAAGTACGGGAGTTGGGGCCTCTTTTGGCGACAGTCTCCCAAGCCTTACTAGCATTTACTTCTAGAGTTCGCACACACCTTCAAGGTGCTTGGTGCGCCGTCCAAGGAACTTAAAAGGACATCATGCGTTAGATCACCATAACGCAATCCTCAACACACCGGAAGCCACGATGGTTCTCTATTCAGTGCCTGCATATGCTGGGAACACTAGGCGTTGCATCGTCGCAGACATTCATTTCCATATATGATTAGCTGTCCTGCGCCAAATGTTGTGCCTAACTGCAATCTGCTGCAGTCGTTACTCTCAACTCGCAGTCCGCGGCTTCACAACGGGTCCAGCATGATCCACAACCGGGAAGCCTCCGCCGAGCATCTGTTCTTTGACAGCGGCGGTGTCGAGTGCCCACGTGGCACATTCATTCTAACAACTCGTTCACCATGAATGATGAAAGACCATTTCTGTGCAGGCCGACGCGAACTCGACGGTGTCAGGCGAGGTCCCAAAGTATGAGAACGGTGGCGGAACGCCTTGGCGTTGCACAACGGGCGAGAGAACAAATTGATGGTTGAATGGACCTGCCCGCGGTgctgaagacagagacagggcaACTGGTCGCTTCCAGCGATCAACACCTGCCTCGGGTTTGACCTCTGGTGGGAACAAGTGCCCCGCTCGCAGATAAGAAAAATAGCGAAGCTCAGGGCATCACTAGCACCAGATGGACTGGCCGCTTGACTCAAAACTGAGCATACTGGAATTTGTTGTGCGGCACCACGCGGCGCTGCTCAACAGTGAAGTTTTTGTTTCAGGGAATATTTTGTTTGCATTACATGCCTTACATTGCTTCATATACGACCATTAGCGTGCAAGTTGTCAGTCTCAATGCACATGTAACAAACATCCATTCGCGTGGCATCTTGTGTCGTCTTTCATCGTCGCAGCAGCCGGTCGGCGGAAGTGTTGTCGCTGTTGCTGGTGATCTCGACTTGACGGGTCTCTTGAAGAGTGAGCCTGCTATCAAAAATATTGTTGACAACCTCTTTGCACTGCATGTGTGTAAGAGGTCAGACAGGTGATGTATATTGGACGATCGTTGCTTGTTGGCGGCGTATACGGAAACACTGTAGATGTGCAAAAGCAAATATCGGTAATGGCCACGGCCACTCATCATTCTGGCGTCCattcgcgtctcttcgtgCAGCACTACGTAGTTATGATCTCATACTGAAGAGAGCTTGTGTGgcacggagaagaaaatgtctattttcgcatgcactccATTTATAAAAGTTGCAGTTGGGTTGTGCGTGCGTTCGTGATTGTGAGGTCCGTGGAACGATACGGACCACTCTTGCCCATTAGCTGTATATGTGGATAGGTTTTGGGTTGGTTGAGGTAGCGCGAAACCGCTGTGAGAAAAGGATACAAAAAAGAATATGAGACTGTTTTTACGGTGTTGAGCGATGCGTTGTCGGATTATTTATCCAGACACAGAAAGTAAGAAGTGGCGACAGGCTACGGTGGAACAGTGAAGCTCAAAACAGGTCCGGTGGGGCAGAAGATTTTGACACCGGTTTCACATACGTTCATCCGGTGGATGAAACTGCGGAGATACAAGGGAACTTTTTGAATGTTCTTATGCACACTGAAAGTTCAGTTGTTCGCGCGTCGTAAGCGCTTCACGTTGAAAAATGCAGTTAGAAGATCTCTCGTTTTCAAACCGCTACACTGTTTGTCTTGCCTGACACTTTCAGCAGCCTTCTCCTATTCTGTTCCTTCTTATGTTCCGCGTTGTCGCCTaggcaaagaaaaacagagtcGTTCTGCGTCACCGAATTTTCGCCTCGACTCTTGTTCCTTCTATTCACTTGATGCATGAGGTCGTATCACTTTGAAACTATTTCACGCTATCTGTCTCAGGAGCACCTCACGATTTTAACATTGAAACCTTGGCGTCGTCACTGGCATTGGCTATGCGTTTATGCGAGTATGATGTTGGAGTCAAGCGTTGTCATGCACGGAGTCTGACGATTGTCTGCCGTGAGTGTGTGGTCACGGCTGTCTCCAGGTGGCTGTTTTCTGTGGCCTCATCACTAGTCGTATCAGTTGATTGTGCTATAGGTGAAATCTCCAAGAAGAGGTCATGTGAAGAAAGAATAAGAGTAGCGTGTAGGTAAGAGTGGAGCTGAAGGTGAACCGAAAAAGATGTACGTCAAAGGCACTCATGAACTATGTGAAGGTGTGAGGGGTGGTCGTGTGGTGGAAGCGTTCTCCATTTGTCACAGTCCATCCCAGGGATGACCAGCAAATGACGTCGCGGCTTCTGCTTGGCCCTCGCGTTTATATGGTTTTGGCGTTCCGGGCCACACTTTAGGTCGGCGTGAGCGGCTGGGAAACATGCTATTTAGATGCAAAGATGGATGACGAATTTGTCGGTATAACACGGTCTCCCACCAAGTATTGCCAAGGGGCATAGGCACGCACGAGGGAAGTGGGACAGGTATACAGTAGCGGTACAATCGTCATGAAGTGATTTTGGTGCGTTACAAGCAAATAGAACGTGTTTTCTCGTGTTGCGGCATGCTGCGTTGCCGCTATTGTTGTGCCTTTAGGGCAAGAAATCTAGTTTAGAAAGGAAGAGTGATAAGGTGTAACTGCGATGCTCGACGTACGCCGCCAGGAAtaagggaagaaggaaaaagaggtaGAACTTGACGGTGCGGAAGAGAATGTTAACGTGCTACTGTTGCTAATTCCAGGCAGATGTTTGCCACCTTGGTTTCGACCCGGATGAACGAGCCTCTGGCTTGCCCACTTATATCCACGGGAAAACGAAGCTGTTGGAGCCGCAAGTTGTTTCCCTGAAGTGAGAGCCTCGGTTTCTCACGTTTGAGTGGCCCCACATGTGTGTCTCCCTGGGTTATACTGTATCGTTTGCGTCACCCTTGTCCCCACTTGGGCGAATCGGCAGTCGCCGGGAGGACAAGCAACAGGTGAAGGCCACGGGATGGAGGAGACAAGTGGAAAATGTACCTGTAGTCTGGAGAGCTCCGTGGCTGAAAAGTCAGCTGATGTGACAAAGCTTTCAGGTGTGCTTGGTTCTTGTCATCCTCTTCAACGTTCTGGTCGTTCTACGACGTGATACATTGGTGCGTCCTCGTTGGCATCTTCGCCTCCCGAAATTGCAAAGGAAGGTGGTGAAGAGCGCGGATCACATCAGGATTTTTTTGCACAGTGGTATAACAAATCTCACCATCACATATTGGGTCTCTGGCAGGCAAATGAGGAATGAACGTAGCAATGAATGTGGGGAGGAACGGTACAAACATAACCACGTTGTTGTATACCAGTTTTCTTAGTTAAGTGACGATGTAATTTAGCGACCTATAGACAGATGTGAAAACTCAGATGGGGGTACTGAATAGTACGAAAAAGAGGGTCTTGCGCAATTACAGTGGTTGTGGACAAAATGTTGCCCTATTCAGCTAGTGTTCTTGTCGCCAAATGTGGAGCGGTAGGAACTTGCGGGAAAGAGTACCTTATTGCTCAGATTTTGTTTCCTTCGACGTCAGACGGTGTAGGCCATCGCCTCAACGGAACGCAGAGTTTTTCAGGCATATAAGGAGAAAATCTCGTCAGGCCTCGACAAAGGAGTTCACACAGAAGGAGTACAGAACACCTGCCGTGGTTGTGACTCAAGAAAAGTGGTGTGGTCTCTTCTCAGAGCTAGCGGGGCGCAACACTTCTTCAAAACGTTATTTCATGCGCAGCGTGAATCCACTGCCACGGTATGTGCATGTGCCAAACTTCAATCAACTCGAGGCGCTGTCATTCAGCATGGACAACGGTGAAATATGTcgagaaaagggaaaaaaACAAACTGAGTTTTCGCGTAAATATCCCCACTACGGAGCTCTGGTGCTTGCTCGCGTGCTCAGCTTCCTTTGTCATTGACTCCATTTGTCTTTAATTTGGCCTTGAATGACTTCAACTTAGAGCTTGCAGTGTTTTAAGTTAGAGTCCGAATATAGAGTTACGGACTTGCTTCCCTGTCGATCATCGCGGGGAAGTGGGCTATATCTGCAATTTCTGCAACATCGATCCCGAGCGTCGTACAGACCTGGTCTGTGCCATTCACGTCTATCAGCAGTTCCAGTCTGCTTCGTTCTGACTCCACAATCTTGCGCCATGTTCACTTTAGTGCTGCTTGTGCATAGCTTTCCGTTGTTGCTCCTTGCTTCATTCCAACGACGTCTtccctcctcccttcttcggcATTTCTCGACGCATGGGGAAGGCGCTTGTTGCATGCTGCTGTTTGCAGCGGTCTACACGTAGCCCATAGATTACTGTTATCACTATTACTTCGATGCTAAAatgatcagtaccatcgGACTTGGAGTAATCACTAATGAGACATGATTATCTAGAAGATTTTCTAGGGAGTGGTTAGCCTCTGGACCATGTTTCG includes these proteins:
- a CDS encoding hypothetical protein (encoded by transcript TGME49_307450) is translated as MPYIASYTTISVQVVSLNAHVTNIHSRGILCRLSSSQQPVGGSVVAVAGDLDLTGLLKNTESEISKKRSCEERIRVACRARNLV